Sequence from the Cervus canadensis isolate Bull #8, Minnesota chromosome 3, ASM1932006v1, whole genome shotgun sequence genome:
tatgcaagccccttcgccaTGACAGATctatgatccatgaaggggctGCTCAGACTCAGCATGATAAAATCCCACCGTGttctctcagagttctggaggctttAGGTCCGAAGTCAAGGCGCCATCAGGGTTGGTGTCTGTCGAGACCTCTCTTCTTGCTGACCTCTGCGTGTCCTCCACGGTCTTCCCTCTGTGCAGGCGCGAAAGAGAGCTCTCTGCTGTCCTCCTTCTCTTGCAAGGACATTGATCCTGTGGAATTAGGGCTCCCCATGACCTCACGTAGCCCCGTTTCCTCCCTAGAGGCTTCGTTTCCAGATGCACTCACATGAGGGTTGAGGCTTCAGCGTAGGAATTCTGGGAGACACAGCTCCGTCTATAACAAAGGGTAATGTGGAATTTTTTGCCTAAAGGAccagagaatttttatttatttattttttctttgtttttttttgcagCCTAAATATATGATGTATATCCGTATTTATTGACATGGAAAAGTGTTCACAACATACTGCTGAATGACAAAAAGCaggtttatttattctttttctctttctgtaatcctgttttcttcctcctctttgatAGTGGTGGTTATTTTAAAACAGATACTTGAATTTTCTGAAATGTCTTTACCATGATTTTCACCTGCTTAGTTTTTTTCTGGGTAAATGTTTTTTGGTCTTTCGTTCGTTTTTCCTGTTGCttctctgtcttccctccctttctcttgcGGTGTTTGTATGCGGCCTTTGGCTGGTCTCTTTGAGTTCTTTCCTCATCCTGGAATGAGGGGAGTTCTTCTGGGCCGCTGTGCGTGTGAGTTTGGGCCGGGCACGGGTGAAGCGGGTCTGGGCGGAGCTGCTTCTGCGTGGGCCTTTCTGCTCACCACCGATGGCAGAGCTGCCTCATCTGACCCTGTGGCCTGTGCTGTCAGGGCGGCTGGGGCTCGGGGAGGGGGGCTTCTCCGCTCTTCTCTGCTCAGACTGGGCTTGTTCCACGCGGGGGCGCCCTGCTTCGGCTCTTCTCTGGAGACCCGCGTGGCTGGCCTGCGATCTGGAGTCAGCGGTCCCCCGCTTCTTGGTGTCCTCTCTTGTCTCGGGATGGGGGGTGTTACTGCCCTTCGCAACTCGCCGCAGGTCTCCTCAGCTTCAGGGTGTGTGGGTGCTGCCTTATCGAAGGTAGTTTGcttttctgtgtctggttctTGCTTTGGGGGTGGCTAGTAAGAGCAGGAGTGTTTAGAGAGGTCTTTGCTCTGCTGTGTCAAAGCTCCTAGGCCAACCTGTAAGACTGTTTCTTAAAGTGCAGATTTCTTTAGCGTACCCGCTGGGTGCGCCCTACCTGTGAAATTAGGAAAAGGTTATCATGCTTTTAGGGTAACTTTTTTACGATTCTGTTGTAGTGACATGAAGTTTCAGTGAACGCTACATATAGTGAATGTTTTCTTACAGACAGAACCGCCACTGAATACACCAGAAAACCGAGAGTATCTCGCGGAAATTATGTTTGAATCATTCAACGTCCCAGGACTCTACATTGCGGTTCAGGTAGGAGCAGAGAGGTTTTTATGATTCTCAGGTGTCCGCGGCTGTCTCGGAGTGGAGGTGGTCCTGAAGGCCCCTGTTGTCAGAGTGCCGCGCGTTCTTCCTTTTCTGCACCCTCCACACACACGCGCGCCCACATATACAAACCGACAgactgaaacacacacatacaaacacacacacggtGTTTGGGTTTGAACTCAAACACTGTGCGACCATGTTCTGTGATCTGTGTTTTTATTGCTGGTATGGAGTTGTCCAGCTTTTGCCTTTTCACATACATTAGCATCTCAGGTATTCTTTGTGTGACAAACTCGAGACAATGGTTCTTTTTTGGCTTCCTCCACTTCTgatcataaaaaggaaaagatgctcTAGAATctgctgaaaaacaaaacaagggccTCTAGAGGGCCCCCCTTTGGGATTTGGGCTCCATGAGCTTGCAGAAGCTAATTGTTCGTAATGTGGGGTTTTTGTTggttttggttgttgttatttATCTGCCACTCTTATATAAAGAAACTGACTGAGATTTTGgggaataaatttttaaaaagtgtctccCAAAATATTTTCTGCATACTCTCGTTCTTCACTtctaagaaaaaggaggaggagttACATGGAAAATTAATCTGGGAGATAGCACATGCCATGGCCTCTGGTGGTTCTCACCAGCTTTTCTTTGCAAGACTCTGGTTTATTTTGTGGAAAGCTTGACTCCTCAGGTGATGCCTACAGAATTTGCATGTTAGTCCCCCATGGGATGGGTTTGAATTCTGGGGGGAAgatggagggtggggaagggaaggagttaCTCAGGCTTGTTGAGTAAGAGAAGGCTTGACTGAACCTGAGAACCCTTGGGTCCTTGGGAAGCGTCTCCCCGAGGCTCACGGCCTCCGTGTCTCCCGTGCAGGCAGTGCTGGCCCTGGCCGCCTCATGGACATCGCGACAGGTGGGCGAACGCACGTTAACGGGGATCGTCATCGACAGCGGGGATGGGGTCACCCACGCCATCCCAGTGGTAAGCGGCATATTCAGGGCTTTGCTCTGCGGGCCTCACCCGATCTGAGGTGAGGGAAAAGACGGAGGGAAAACACCCTTCTGGAGTTAAGACACCACTTTAGAAGACATGGCTGTACTCAGCAAAGGTAACAGGAGTTTTAAACCCAGGACTGAGAAAGAAGACGACGCCCAGTGTCTGGTGCTGGCGGTTTGAGATCTGCAGTGGGGGGGTTCCTTCACTCAGAATGTCAGCAGTGGTTTGGGGTCTCCTGGGCTCCGTGTGATCCTGGGGTACAtcaccagggggtcttcctggctCACGTTCTGAGCTGTCCGCTTGGGTATCAGTAGCTCAGGATGACCTCTTTGCTCTGTGACAAGAGGTGGGTAGCTTGACCCAGCTCTTGCTTTAGAGGAATCGCTTCTTGCTTCTTATTTAAGAGCCAAGAAagggagattccctggtggttcagatggtaaagaacctgcctgcaatgcaggagaccgaggtttgatccctgggttggaaagattccctggagaatggaacggcatcacactccagtatttttgcttgcagaatcccacggacagaggaaatacagtccatagagttgcagagttgggcatgactgattttcactttcaagggatgATTGTTCGTTTTGGCCTGCAGAATACCCTGCAATGTTATTTTTTGGTTTTAGATTTCATAGTATTAGAGAAGTGATTTCTTAATTCAGGCTTCAAGAGACagtatctgttttttctttccatcCAGCGGATTAAGTTaactatttgaaagtgaaagtcacttagtcgtgtccaactctgtgaccccattgactatacggtccatagaattctccaggccagaatactggagtgggtatctgttcccttctccaagggggatcttgccaacccagggattgaacccaggtctcccgcattgcaggcaattctttaccagctgaaccaccagggaagcaaattatttgaagtttgcttttttaaagatgaatcGAAGCTGCCTGCAGGGGGCGCACCGTGGACAGTCAGACCCCCTCTGattcctcatcttcctcctccagaCTCAGATTCAACCCTGTTACTAGTTATCAATGGTTACTGCAAGTGTGTTTTCTGCATATAtgggggtgtgtgtctgtgtaatgcaaactgggtggtggtggttgtttctTAAAGCAAttcatttaattgaaaaaatagtcACCACTTTATTTCAGGCAGTCGAGGAGTGATGTACTGACATGCTGAGGCTTTAATTCCTGGAAGGCCAGTGTTCACTGCAGGGGAAAGTTCCTGTGTCCACAGTCAGGAGGATAAAGCCACATTCCTCCCGCCTGCCCCCCTGCCAGCGTGCCGCCCGCCCCGGGGGGTGAGAGACGGGGCAGAGCCTTCTCTGTGCCGGCGGAGCGCCCTCCGCTGGGCCCTGAGCCCTCCCCGCTCTTGAGGGCCGTGCCCAGCGTTGGAGGCCCTCGAGTTACCGCTGAGGGCTGGCCTCCACGCTGAGGTCGTGCCCTCAGAGACAGGGCAGACCTGGGTCTGGGCGGTGCCCTGCTCTTTGCCTCCCTCTTGCATCTGGttgaggagaagaaaagaaaaattctacgTGGTGTTCAGGCCCACAGGGAAAGCTGCTGTTCAGCTTTTTATCTGTTTCTTAGTTCCATTATTTTCCTGATTATAAAAATGACATTTGTTGAACAAAATCAGgacaaaatagagaagaaaataaaaagacctgTAATACCCACCCAGAGGACTGCATTATGCTTTTGGTTATATATCTTTTCTAAGCTCTTAAATACGTGTGTACATATTTTAAGCGGAATTAGAGTATTCTGTGTCTGAAATTGTATTCTGATTGTACAGTGTAATCCTAAATTTATATTTTGCGTATTGGTTTATCCCTAGTATATGGTTAAATATTCTGTGAAAAAAATAGTCACTACATAATAGTCCATCCTCTGGGTATAGCAtcactcatttattttcctgttgtTGGTTTGTGGggtgttttaatatatttaatgctGTGATGAAGCTGATTGAACACTGGTTGAATTCAGTTTAGAAGGTGTTATATATAAAgcatagatggtaaagaatccactgcagtgcgggagacctgggtttgatccctatgtcaggaagatcccctggagaagggaatagcaacccactccagtattcttgcctggagaattctgtggacagaggagcctggctggttacaaaGACTGGGTGACTAACGCAAGGCACAGAATATAAAAATTGTGAGTGGTTTGTGTCAGAGAGAGCTCATATTCTTATGAGTGTTTAtgttgatcttttatttttttaataattggtttatattttttgtctcgatcttaaaatatttaataaatggctTGGACTTTTTGGAAAGGCCACAGCTTCTCTGCTAGACGGAGTTACATCAGAAGGAACCCCAAGAGGAATTATTGGGGTTGGTGTATGTACGAGCTTAGAAAGATATATAACCAAAAGCATAATGCAGGGACTTGTTCCTGCAACTTAACTGGTGATGGGGTCTGTGCTTACAGTTGTTAGGACTGACACGCCGTAACATGGAGCCACCTCTGTCCGCTCTGTCTCAGGGGCATGTGGCCCAGGAGACAGGGCTTCATGGGAGACTGTGAGGGTCCCTTCTTCACTCGAGGAAGCTGGGGTTGGGCTTCTTGCTGACCGTCAGCTCCTGGAGCGAGCTGGAGGTGCCCAGCCTGGCTTGTGTGGCGGCTGTGCCCGCAGGGCAGTGGGTGGGGGCGCCGGGCTGCAGCTCCCTGCTGGCACCGGCGGAGGACAGCCCAGCCCCTTCCAGCATGGTCCCCGCGGCAGAGCGCTCAGGAGACTGACCAGGCATCCCCGAGCAGTGCCGCTCACTGCACAGCGGAGGGGATCGCTTACTGGGAGCTTACTACCTGCCCAGGACAGGGCTGGGTGCTGGACTCGCCCATGAAGGCTGCACCACCAACATCAGCCCCATCTGCCCCACAGAACGGATGAAGGCGCCGCGGCTGAAACGTGTTGCCAGCATCCACGGTCCCTCAGCCCACACCAGTGGAACCGGACTGAGTCCAGGTTGTTGGAACCTGCGTCCTGCCCGCTAACCAGCTTGCTGACTTTTCTCTACAGGTCCATTTCTAGTTGCTGTAACAGTTATGAATAAAACCTTTTCCTTTTCGTTAGAGGAACAAAAGGAGGATTCATCCGTTGTTCTGACAGGCAGCCGTACTTTCTGGAAATGACTGTTTTACAGGGTTTTCTCTTCACATTCTTGATGAAAACGTCAGGTTCTGCTAAGGGAACCGCGCTTGCTTCCAGGCCTGAGCGAGCCCTCCGCAGTAGAGTGCGGCCGCAGGAAACGCCATGGTGtccggcggggcggggctggggcagggctgaCTCAGCGCCAGGAGCCCGCGCCTCCTGGGCTCACTTACaggcctcccctcctctccttccccaggcaGAAGGCTACGTGATTGGGAGCTGCATCAAGCACATCCCCATCGCAGGGCGGGATATCACCTATTTCATCCAGCAGCTGCTGCGGGAGCGGGAGGCGGGGATCCCCCCGGAGCAGTCGCTGGAGACCGCCAAAGCCATCAAGGTAGAGACAGCTGGGGGCAGGCCGGTCTGGGGGTGAGAGAAATGGTGTTTGGAGGCTTCCCTTGCTGCCACCGCCTCTGCCCCCAGCTTGGCTTCATTGTCCTTCCTGCTCCCTCCCTGAGAACGTGGGTCTCCATCCGTTTATGCTTGCGGGGGTTCCCGCTGTTAATGAGAGCAGCTTGGTGGCCGGGGTTGAGCACCGGCCCCAGTCCAGCATCATTTCAAGGAGCCTAATTAAGTTAGAACTTCAGTTAGCTGGGCGTGtctgcctcccctccctccaaGTTCATCTCTAGCTtcgggagcagcagcagcagtgatgtcAGGGGTTTGGTGAAGTCAGCCAGTGTTCAGACGCATTTCCAGCACCTGCAGATTGTGGTTCTGAGCCCTGTGAATTCCAGCGCAGAGTAATGCTGTTCCAGGATGGGGTCATTGATCAGatcccctgccccgccccctgtCGTTTCTAGACTGTAATGACCGTGCTGGAAAGGTTAGAGGGTTTTAAGATCAAATCAGTAAGATGAGAAGAAAAACGTCTTACCAGTCCTTTCTAAAAGTGCCCGCTTGACCCGGCCCATCAGTCTGGtctttgtgtttctctgtatGTAGCAGCTGACAGACCCTTTTTAAAGGAGCTTTCTTTTCAGGTTGAAAATCAGGACAGATTACTGAAGATCAGGACACATCACTGTTTTTCACTTTAGCCAAAATGCAAGAGAGTCTTCATAACACAAGGGTGATTATTATATAGATGAAGAGCAGGGGTTTCGTTTGTTTAAGGAGAAGCATTTAAGTGTGGGGGTGACAGGGGGCCTTGGGCGTCCCCCCTTCTCATAGAGCACACAGTGCCTGAACCTCAGGGGCTTTAGCCTCCCCCGCCTGCCCCCCATTAAACACCCAGTGAGGGGCTTGAAGGAAAGGGACCATGGGGCACTCCCTCGATTCCCCGCCCTCGGTGAGCACAGGTGTTCTGGGGCTGGGGCTCCTGCGAGGAGGGGCCCCCGCTGCCCTGGGTGTCCAGGATGGGAGCTTCCAGGGAGGGGGTGCCTCAGAGCCAAGCTTGCAGCCCCGGCCCAACCCCAGATCTGCCCTCTCCCCCTGGGAATGTCACGGGAGTGTCCTTTTAGACTAAAACCTCCCCCATTTGCCCTCCCTTCCTTGCCTTTCTTTTggtcccctccccgccccttctGACTGGCCCTCGGGGTGGACGTGGGGGAGCGGAGCCCTGAGCGGTGACTGAGGGGCTGCTTTCCAGGTCCCCGTGGCAGCCTTTCCTTTGTCGCGGGCTCTCTGGGGCCCGGTGCTGACTCCGAACCTGGATCTGGTGCGTTCAGGCCGCTCAGCGTGTGGCTCAGCTCTGAGGTGGTGGGGAGAGAGACCCCTGTCCCTCCAGCCAGCTGCCCGGCCTGCGGTTAGTCCTCCCCTCACTCCCCTGAGACCAGGGCGGGGGCGTCCTGGAAAGGTGGTGGAGCCCCTGCACCCCACAGGGGTGGTCTCTGCAGGCCTGACTAGTGGGCCCGGCATTCACGGTCCTGGCAGCCCACGTTGCCCACAGGAAGCTTATTTCAGGATCTGGTACCCAAGAGCCACCTGCTGCTCTGCTGAGGTCAGCTCTCAGGACAGGTGATGGACTAGAGATCCCCAGGGGGGCATCACGAGATGCCACGTCTCAGGCTGGTGCTGGGGTGAAAACCAGGAGCGGGTTCTCAGGCCGCAGTGCACGGCCGCTCCGTCCTGCCTGTTGGCCTCTTCTGTCCGTGGTGCCTGGCACCTTACACCGTGCCCTGTCATCTGCTTATTCGTCACGGCCATTGCTTACGCTCCTGACTCTCCGCTGGGGTGTGCGCTCCAGCgggcagggggtgtgtgtgttttgtcGTGAGTCCTGCGTGTCCGTGTCGTGGAGCTGGTGGCCGTGCCGTGTCAGACTGCACAGCAGGTTCACGACCCGTGGGCAGCCGTGTCTGGCATGGGGTGGAGTCGGCTGCGTTCTGCGTGGGGCTGCAGCGCGGGTTTGCTGGTCCCGGTGGACAGCCGCGAGTGCCCGGGCAGGCGCCGCGTGGGGCCACGAGGAATGAGGAGACCGGAGGTGGAGACAGAATGCTTAGTGCATGCCGTCAGACAGTACTTCAGCTGATGAGCAGCAGAATATGGCAGGGGAAGGCTGAGATTAATAGCCGAGCTGCAAAGCAAGCAGGTTCACTCACAGTCCAGAGCGAAGTCATGAGAAGCCTGTGAGGCTTGACCGTGTCCGCACTGGAGTTGTGATGAGCGGGCAGGACTGGTTTTGGGATGTCCAGGGCTGGAGGTTACTGGGTCTTGGTCAGAGGCAGGCTCTGGtgacttctgtgtgtgtgtatctgcaggAGAAATACTGCTACATCTGCCCTGACATAGTCAAGGAGTTCGCCAAGTACGACGTGGATCCTCGGAAGTGGATCAAACAGTACACGGGGATCAACGCCATCAACCAGAAGAAGTTCGTCATAGATGTCGGCTACGAAAGGTTCCTGGGCCCTGAGATTTTCTTTCACCCGGAGGTAAAGCTGCGGGCTTTGTGAGAGTGACGTCCGCCGTGTGTGGTGGAGCGATGCTGCCCCCTGGTGTACGTGGGCAGCAGTCCTCGGGCCGCCTTCCCGTGAGGCCCGCTGGGCGCCCGCCGTAGGCCCTGCAGATGTTACAGCGCCCTGTGTGATCACCTGCTTGACTGTTGCCCTCTTTAGACCCGGCTTTCTGTTAAAAAAACAGCTAATGAGTGATTAGGAAGCCGCTTTGAGAGCAGTAGAGGATAATGGAAATGGAGTTGCTCTCGTAGTGACTGGAGAACTAGTTAATCCTGGCA
This genomic interval carries:
- the ACTR3B gene encoding actin-related protein 3B isoform X2 is translated as MFESFNVPGLYIAVQAVLALAASWTSRQVGERTLTGIVIDSGDGVTHAIPVAEGYVIGSCIKHIPIAGRDITYFIQQLLREREAGIPPEQSLETAKAIKEKYCYICPDIVKEFAKYDVDPRKWIKQYTGINAINQKKFVIDVGYERFLGPEIFFHPEFANPDFMESISEVVDEVIQNCPIDVRRPLYKNVVLSGGSTMFRDFGRRLQRDLKRVVDARLKLSEELSGGRIKPKPVEVQVITHHMQRYAVWFGGSMLASTPEFLQVCHSKKDYEECGPSICRHNPVFGVMS